From Procambarus clarkii isolate CNS0578487 chromosome 65, FALCON_Pclarkii_2.0, whole genome shotgun sequence, one genomic window encodes:
- the LOC138354982 gene encoding uncharacterized protein — protein MDKVQAFVESGKPEDLEGCTRDQLKQIAEKCGIRLKASKVAGMKDEILRQLRAKSEAAEQGAQKGAESGKEDDGQDEVRSQGSSRSSKSSRSSRSSRNRSLERFQLELQMQREDKERQFQLEKMKLELQMKNEAEKEKEKTRLEVEKEKTRVRELELEQEKEKAQVEKEKAQVEKEKERTKQMQIEANRTLAEQRIEHGLPESTTQVSHPPDVRVREKDIPLFVPEEAESFFEHFEKVASIKEWPQEEWAQLVQLRLTGAAREAYTQLSLEECQDYATVKSSILRSFQLTPEAYRKRFREMIKVGACTFAETARDLERRFQKWIEAAGVGSYADLKQLMVMEKFLEMMHPETKFKIQEAGIKEVKDAADRADMITEAYKSLRENRVRSEARRSNGRSNGVWGGRNYERPRRVWGEKNFDKWADKSKYPKTQKSRLRASSESEDGGAKRETDRYPGNQESSKAPQSTSSTSGPRNSNTSGQSQSYSGTYRRDFSLMRCYNCNGLGHVMRDCRQGKRVVTLAMCDPRGKYTNVFEDKPQRANLVNERYRPFMSKGWISVGGQPEVEVGILRDTGANQSLIARSLIGNDRRLAGRSKMRVYGLLSESDMPVCTVQLRSEYVSAEVMLGVCPDIPVPGVQVILGNDLCGTKVLPRVIAETVPEECPEGHCTGGTPESVNLTDIRGDESGDRQAIEYPVSVVRKAEVADKEDAGEGETVSIQPVEEIDVDIARLFDEGPAQENEVLVRSKVRMTQPKKNTVKRADLSRAQTAEIKGRKVNATVLSRNEERCGHTEDGNRASSGPRAQRHRDSGVKLFEMSRVDMFHRQRGGEIVKKSNNRENERRRDSMCGEMLTSTLGEAKRHIWSSAVGCSIVPEETFRERRRVKGEEMEWYRGEKCGKRMMMQAWRNRRKPRTRWESNRMRSQINEETKRRIVGEDEGVRYDDRRRKYNGSRWKCEDDRGGTDSRCLTLDVKRRRRGNGGWRQ, from the coding sequence atggataaggtgcaagcgtttgtggagtcaggcaagcctgaggatttagaaggttgcacgagggatcaattgaaacaaatagcagaaaaatgtggcatcaggttgaaagcatctaaagtagctgggatgaaggatgagatcctgaggcagttaagagccaaaagtgaagcggcagagcaaggagcccagaaaggagctgaaagtggaaaggaggatgatgggcaggatgaagtgagatcccagggatcgagtaggagcagcaagagtagccgcagtagtaggagtagccggaataggagcttggagagattccagttagagctccagatgcagcgtgaggacaaggagagacagttccagctggaaaagatgaaattagaactccagatgaaaaatgaagccgagaaggaaaaagagaaaaccaggctggaagtagaaaaagagaaaaccagagtaagagaactggagttggaacaagaaaaagaaaaagcccaggtcgaaaaagaaaaagcccaggtcgaaaaagaaaaagagagaacaaaacaaatgcagatagaagcgaatagaaccttggctgagcaaaggattgaacatgggttgccagagagcaccacccaggtatcacacccaccagatgttagggttagggagaaggacattcccttgtttgttcccgaagaggcagagagctttttcgagcactttgaaaaagtagccagcatcaaggagtggccacaggaggaatgggcccagctggtccagttaagattgaccggtgcagccagggaggcatacacccaattgtcactggaagagtgccaggattacgccacagtaaagagcagcatattgcgctcgtttcagttaaccccagaagcttataggaagcgcttcagagagatgatcaaagttggagcgtgtacgtttgctgagacagcaagagatctggaaagacgattccagaagtggattgaggctgctggagttggatcttacgctgacctgaagcaactgatggtcatggagaagttcctggagatgatgcatcctgaaacaaagttcaagatccaagaagcagggataaaggaggtgaaagatgccgcagatagggcggatatgattactgaagcgtacaagagcttaagggaaaacagagtgagaagcgaggcgagacgcagcaatggcagatccaatggagtctggggaggaagaaattatgaaagacccagaagagtctggggtgagaaaaattttgataaatgggcagataaaagtaagtaccctaaaactcagaagagtaggttgcgcgcttcatctgaaagtgaggatggaggagctaaacgagaaactgatcggtatccgggaaatcaagagtccagtaaagctccacagagtacaagtagtacgtctggcccgaggaactccaatacgagtgggcagagtcagagctactctggtacgtataggagagatttctccctgatgagatgttacaattgtaacggattgggtcacgtgatgcgagattgtcggcagggcaagagagttgtgaccctggccatgtgtgacccccgaggtaaatatactaatgtgttcgaagacaaaccacagagagcgaacttagtgaacgagaggtataggccgttcatgagcaaaggttggatcagtgtaggaggccaacctgaggtagaagttggtatcttaagagataccggagctaatcagagcttgattgcgagaagcctgattgggaatgatcgacggttagctggcaggagtaagatgagagtatatgggttattgtctgagagtgacatgcccgtatgtactgtccagctaaggtcggaatatgtgtcggcggaggtgatgttgggagtgtgccccgacatacctgttccaggagtccaagtgatcctggggaatgacttgtgcgggacaaaggtgttgccaagagtcatagcggagactgtgccagaggagtgcccagaaggccactgcacgggtgggacacctgagagtgtgaacctgactgacatccgaggggatgagtcaggagaccgccaagccattgagtaccctgtctcggtagtgaggaaggcagaggtggccgacaaggaagacgctggagaaggtgagacagtgtcgattcaaccggtggaagagatcgatgtagatatagcacggctatttgatgaaggtccagcccaggaaaatgaagtcttggtgaggtcaaaagtgaggatgacccagccgaagaagaatactgtgaagagagcggacctgagtagagcccagactgctgaaattaagggtcggaaggtgaatgcaactgtgctgagtaggaatgaggaaagatgtggacatactgaggacggaaatagagcgtcaagtggtccacgagcacagaggcatagggatagtggagttaagttgtttgagatgtcaagagttgacatgtttcacagacaacgtggaggagagatagtgaagaagagtaataaccgagaaaatgaaaggagaagagacagtatgtgtggagagatgcttacgagcactctgggagaggcaaagcgacatatatggtcgagtgctgttggatgtagtatagtgcccgaagaaacttttagggaacgaagaagagttaaaggagaagaaatggagtggtatagaggtgaaaagtgtgggaagaggatgatgatgcaagcatggaggaatagaagaaagccgaggactcgatgggagtcgaacaggatgaggtctcagataaatgaggagacgaaaaggaggatcgtcggtgaagacgagggagtgaggtatgatgacaggagacggaagtataatggcagtagatggaagtgtgaagacgacagaggaggtacagacagcagatgtctgactctggacgtgaagagaagaagacgaggaaacggagggtggagacagtaa